CACATGGTACAAAGCAGGTGAATCAATAATCTATGCTACTGAAAATCTAGCCTGGAAAATTATTAACTTCTCTCCATCTTACGACTTATATCATATTatgcaaaagaaaatttaaaaccaTGTGAAAGGGTTGGTATTGAAGTAATTCTTATATAAGAATTTCCCGGAACATCAGTTTCCTTATGAGCCATTTCTACAGGGTTCTACTTTTGGTTATAAAGTCTTATTGTTAGCCAGAGTTAAAGCAGCTTCAAATTTCTGTAGGAATACATACATGCATGACCAATGCATTATGAATATTAATCCAGAAAGCAAGCTTCTCTTCACGCTTCATCTTCCTTGGATCCACCTTCTCAAGATTTCGAACCAACAACCTGTACAGCTATCAAATGAATAAGAAATTATGGAAAGCCAAACAAGTTTTCATTTTTCAAGAAGGGATCAGCACTTGGCAATTTTTTCCACTCCTTTTTGGCTAATGGTAAGGGTTGGACACCCCTGAAGATGGATGCCATCTGTTAACTGTATCCTAGGATAATACCTCTTTCTGACCATTGGACGGATGGGAATAGAAATCAGAATTTTATGCTGCCATAAAACTAGTGCAGTCAAAGATGCAACATGCACAACATGATAGCTAGGTTGAACCACCTGAAATTTTTCAGCATTACAGCAGCATAATTGAAACTATCATCATCTAAGCATATCTTCAAAACTTCCATCATTGCAGCATAAGGTCCAACATCTTGCTTCAACCCTTGATGATGCACTATATTGTCCTCACTGTATTGTGGACTCCAATTATCACAGGGATTGCGGGAAGAGAATATACTTGAGGATGATAAAGATGAAGGAGGAGAAGATAACAAACCCCCATGACTATGAGTGGGGTTGGCAAGTCTGCAGTAAATAGAGGATATGCATTTCAATATATCTTCAGAGAGTCTATCTGGAGTATTAAGGCTGTCGAGTAAGCAAGAAGCACCAAGATGATCTGCAAGGCTGCGACGACCAGAGTAAGCATTCTTCTGGTCCTGCAAATACATCATAGACATTGCAATCTGATCACATCTTAAGTTATGACATATAAAAAGCCAACAGCTTATTATAAAGAGCAGCAAGTGCACCAACACATGTAAGCATGAATAGCTAATCCTGTTGTATTAGAGAAAGCTCGGTAATCATGCATTCTTACCCTTGTTGATGTCATGTGTACACTATCGGTGCAACTCTGATCATCTGAACTAGCCCAGCCATGTGCAGGAGAAGTTTGATCATGATAAACTAAATTGCTACTCTCTATTTGTGGTCTTAAATTAAAATGGTTTTTAGGGACATTTGATGTGGCAGATGGTCGCTCTTCAAAAGCTGTCCGGTAAAGTTGCAGAAGATGTCGCTCCAAATGCGATATCTCAGCCTCAAGTGTGGCAATCTCCCTCCTCAATGCATCAGAAGACTACATTAGATAGCCAAGAGGTCAAAcattgtataaaaaaaaaactgaataaAAAGGGGAAAGTGCAAGGGGAAGCAACATGGTTAATCAAAATGTTATACATGATCAATAAAAATGGTAGCAAATCATTtcagttttctttttccttcaaATGGTATATCTGTGTCTGGTTTGCCTGATGACAAATTACGAACACAGCCCCTCTATCTACTTAGATAGCCATATGTGACAGATGCATATGAAGTTTTACCAATTATCCGTAATCATTTGTTCATCTAAATTGTCAACACACTAGTATACAGTATTAAACCTTCAGAGTCGGATTGCCCCTACTCGAAGTAGACACGAGGGAGGTACAACCAACTGTATTCTCAGAGTTCCATTTAAGGGAAGCCTCGGATGAAAGCATGTTCTCTGACTTCacaatctgcatcaaaacatAAAGAAGATAATTGAATCAACAGAACCATAAGATAATTGAAGATAATTGAACTCAGAAGCTTTTGCGATGATGGATGACAAATTATCTAGTATTGGGAAACAAGGTAAGCACATTAAAATCACTCTCAAAAGTATATTGTGAGACAGCCTTATTTCGAATATATACCAATACCTGGAGATATATGTCCATACCTGGATTTAACAAATGTTAAGGTTGGtcagaaaaatgaaaaatgaggCACAGATTTAGCAGAGGATGAAAAGACCACAGCAATAGATGAATCTCAGTAAAGGAAATATGGATGCTAGATATGATACAAGATCTCCGTAAAATGGGACGAGGAAGAAAGAGAGTGACCTTTTCTAAGAAAAAATATCTCTGAATAAATCTATGAATAAAGTGTTTTCACTGCACGTGATAAAGAGAAAAATCGTTTTCCTTGTGTTAAAGAAATTTCATCTTTAAGTGAGAAATCAGGTTCTAAAGGTCACGAGTTTATGTAAGATCCTTACAGCATTTACCCTATCTAGATTATTCTAAATTACTGGATAAACTCTATCATTCCATATAGAGAGCCATAGAAGGAGAATAGCTCTCACACTTGAAAGATGGTGGAAAGAAACGACTTTGAAATGAAAAGCATATTTAAGAAGTTGCTTCTGAGAGATACTAAACCCATGAGGATGATCATTTAGATTGAGCAATGCTATGATATTAATGAAGAGTAAATGAAATGAGAAGAATATCATTCGACGAGGGCGATTATGTTCTCTGAGCAAGCATAAATTGAGGCACTTACAGAGTCCGGATAAGCAGCTAGCTTAGGAGACATATTCAGAACATTATTGAACATTTCATTGTCTAGTGCACTGCAAGTGAGGCAGGAGAATCAAAAAGGGAGTTTCTTCTCATTGAATATGGAACAAAAATGCAGTGTCTGGACAAGCTTACCTCGGGGAATTGAGGTGTGGAGAAAGAGGACAAGAAGAATAGGGAGACCGGCAATTTGCTTCAGGCATCTTCTATTCCTGCTGTGTCACAGGAAATCTCCTGAAGCTAGTTCACTTAGCCCAAAAGAATAGACAATAGAAAGAGAAGTGAAAAAAAGAACAGGATGAGCCCACATTTAATTCAAGACCCAAAATGGTATTAACATATTACCTTGGTCAAAAGCTTTGAAGCCTCAACCTCTCCCACCCAAGTTAAAAGACAAGAAGGAGAAGCAGCAAGGCTTCAAAGCTGTGTACATCACCGGCTTCATAATCAGCTAGGAATAGGAACGAATAACTGGTGAACAAGTAGTCAGTAAAGTGATATCTGGCAGTAGGATCAGAGAAGGGGAGAACTGTACAAACAACCAAGAAAATACCTTTTCTCTGCCAGTAAACAACAAATCCTCCTAAGAAGCAAGAAAAACAATGCTGGACCAATAAGGAATTGATACAAGTAAATTCCAAATAATAATAACAGGTTAAAATTAAGGAATACAGAGAGATGACCCACACTAAGAAGTGGGGTGGGTGTTTTATTATTTGCTGGGAAAGGGACAATGTCATTGATAGAGTAGGGACATTACACCAAGAAGGGTAGAATGGGACATTAAAGACAGCAATTATGAGGGTCATTGAGTGGACGAGTGGTAGCTGACGACAGATGCAGAGCAAAAACCAGAGCTAATATCTTATAAGCTCCTTATATCATTAGATTAGGTGGAGGAAAGTAAACAGTAATGATAGCGACTCTAGAGAAAAGGGAGCAGGTATTTTAGTTCTGCCCAACCCACCACTAAACTAAACCTCCCGCATGCATCACCTTCTTCTTAACTCTTAACAAATTATGATTATTTAACTACCAAATCAAAAACAAAGCATCTACTAAACAACCAAGAGTCCCGTGGTTCAATAGTACTGAAACTGACCAGACTAGAGCATCAAAATCGAAAAAGTGGCGTCAGGTGCCCGCGTTTGTATGTGGATCTCGACTCGGCCTCTTCCACAAAATGTAACACAGTTGGGCTGTTTAAGACCTTCCCAAATATCATAGGCCCGTGTCTTGCTTTGGACCATAATTTTGATACCCATTAGAAGTACAAATTTTAATTGGAATTAACGTAAAAGACAACTCAGAAACAAAAACAGTGagcatattttataaaaatgggGTAGTTTTTAATAGGATAGGAATGATGAATAGAATCGAGGAGATTTCATCTTAGCCGACAGCTGGATGTGTGTGTACTTAATTATAATGTGAAATTCGGACACAACAGCTAACATAAATCTTCCACTTTACACCACCTGCATATTTCTGCTCAGCAGATCCCCAATTATAattcatatacttatgtatagaTAAACAAACATTAAACTACATGTCCGAAGAAGTTGAGTGTGCTAATTAAAAACATGAAGGCAATCATACAATTCCCTTTAACTGTAGCATTATACTAGTTGTTGTAAGAAACTAGGTCTTATGAATATGaagcttttctttttattactaGCAGCCCTAATtacttaataattattaattatttcataaacatgattcattaattatttgcttttaaCATGTTTGAAAATgcacaaaaataaattaaatgatttttttattatacacATCATTAGCTTCATACTAAAATGTGATAACAATTATCACTTTATATATTTCTAAGGCACACAACTGTaaaggaagaaaaaatgaaaataaatgagaatatttggaaatcaaatgaaaatttaatttaacataatattaatatttattttcaaatttacaAAATTCTTTATAAGCTTCAATGTAGTAGTAAAGTTGCCTCTATcaaaatttttgataaatttttgctttttgttgagaaaagagtttttagatAAATAACGCTTTTTAACTGTAAGAGTTAGTGATTGAAACTTATAAATGATAGCActaataaaaatacttttatgatgattatgaaggataaaaaaaatgatttcaAAGTTAGAACCTTCATTTATATATAAACTTCTGTAAAAAGAGTTTTTAGGCAAGcaatattttctaattataaGGGATTAGAGATTGAAATTAATGAACgacaatattaataaaaaaaatactctcATGATGATATGAAGGATAAGAAAGTTGATTTCCAAGTTAGAACTTTCATTTATAGCAGCATTAAAATTTAGATCTAAAAAACCGAGGGGGAGGCAACGAGTTGAAGGGAGATTTTATAGTATTTTGACTGACGGGAGCTTGGGACAGAGAAGATGCATCTAAAGAACAAGCCTCCTGAAATTCCTCTTTCCATTTGATCGCTAAGCCAACAATTTCCATGGCAGACTTGGACTTTTATATAATTAGTcattgtaataaaattttctttatatatatatataaagtagtTATACATTAGAAAAATTTATCCGATAAAGCAGTGTTTAAAGCATGAGAAGGGGAGGTTGCAGCCCAGCCCAAGTGAAGGAATTGGGCTTGGGAAATGGGAATGAAACGTTACATATGTGGAACAGAAGAAGGACAGAGAGAGATTGATGCAACGGGCGACAAATGTTGTGCAATGTGTGCTTGAGAGTGACGAGTGAGTGAGTGGTGACTGGTGAGGCGTGGGGAGTGGGGAACCATATGTCCACCAACATGCCATTTCCCACTCGTGTGCATCCCAATCTTATCCAACCCTTCTTTCTAATACAGGAGACATCATGCAAACAAACAAATCGTTGGTTGCTGGAACTCACATTTAATAGCCAAATAATCTAAAGTTGCAAGTCAAATGGTCAAACTCAAATGGGCAATTTGCAGTTCTCTTGTATGGATCCGTGGATggaataagaaagaaagaagaagaaacgcTTTTCATGGGACAACTCAGCTTCTGCTATTGCTACACAAGTCGTGGTTTTGCCCATGCAAAATACCAAAGCTATATTGGCTGCAAAGTTGATGCCAACAACAGAGGCATTGTTTAGTCTATTTTCCCTACAAACTTGCCCTCTGATTGCCTCATTTTCGTACTTGTGGGCCAACCTCTCGCACACTAAACACCAGAACAACAGTCTTGTTCCATCGTTTTACTCGGTAAGGCCAATACCCTGATGGACACTGCCCTAATAAAcggcaattttttttattatctaattCAAAACATAATATATGTAACAAGACCTTCAACTACGTACGTTTACCATACAATATACAACAATTTAATGTTCTCTCCTTGTGTATAAGCAAGTCCAGTCTGAGCCCCACGTAGCTCAATGCCAACAAAAGGCGATCACTACTTTACATAAAGCAAGATTTGtgctttatttaatttctttccttGGTAATTAATGAATCTTTTTACATTATGGTTGCTGCAGTTTAATCACAAATTGCCAGCATTTTACTCAGGGGTGTTATATATTtgcaataataatatataatatatgataCCAAAAGATGGAACTAATAGCTAGGTGTTGTCAAATCAATCATTATAGATAAGTTTTAGATGCCTTAATTAAGTAATCCAATACCTTATAATCTAAGTATGCAATATAAATGTTGAAGTTTAGCCCGTCATGGCATGATGGGTGGGTTTGGGGTTTGAAATCAAGAacgttttttttttgaaatggaaatcGGGGATCGGGGAGTAGACCCTAAAAACTCTAAATTTAATCAGATGGACTTATTACCGAGTAAGTTTACGAATACTTAAAAATGTtaaatctaaaataaattaacttttCGTAAAAATGTTATTGTTTTGGAATTAATGTTGGAAATTTAATTGTCTGTTTGAATAAAGGAGTATCGTGTTATGATGAAAGCTGTTCACAAAAGTAGCATTTATATAAAAGATGGAGAAACTATACGTATTATACATGTACGGATGAGCTTAtaatcaagaagaagaagaagaaattttgatatataatacaatttttttttaacattattaGATTGATTTCAAACTCATCAACTAGGGATCCTACTGACATTCATGATCTCAAGAAAAATATGCTTAGTTCTTGCCCAGAACTCCCAACCGGATTTATCATGTGAAACGACTCTGAGTCGGCAGACCCAATGACTCGTTCGAAACTGGCACGTAGATACATGAGGTCTCCATCCTCAGACTTGGGAGCCACAGGCAAAACTCCTGCACCAACAGACACCGATTGCATCATCTTTAGTACTCCTAAATCGTTCACTGTCTTCTGTCTCCTGATAGCAAATCCAACCTTCCTCCCATTGCAGTACATGGACCACACCGGCACGTTGAACAGGGAACATGAGCTAGACCTCTCCTTTTGTCGGTCGCACTCTAGAGCTATACGAAGGAGCCCATACTGCATCTCCTTGGCTAAGTACGCAGTAGGAACTGCAAATTCAAGAAGTAGAAGAGGAGAGCTGCGGGTATCGTCCTGGAGGCAAAAACTAACACGACCCTTTCTGTAACCAAAGAAAGTTCCGGTGACGGTAGTGGAGGGGTGAGTAGAGTCAGTGTCGGTGGAAAGGGAATCAGATGGTTGGAAACCACAGCAGGGAACCATGCATTCCACGAGTGACCTAAAGGATCTGCGGAAGCGAACTTCCCTGCCACAGTCAACGGAGGTGGGAGCGTCCATTATAGGGAGGGGACCTCGTTGGTTTCCCAGGTCGATCATCATCCTCATGGTGTCTGAAAGTGGAAGAGCTGCGAGATATAAGGAGGAGGTGAGGGAAGAAGTTGAAGAGAATAAGGAGAGGGAGGGAGGAGTAAAGCCAATAAATAAGCGAAAGGAAGGAGAAAAGAAGGGGGCAATAATTCTGCCCACGAGGGAGTGTGGGGTCCAATCTTGGAAGGACATGGATGGAGGGTGGTGTGAGTGATGGGATTGTGAAAGAATACCAAATATATATATCACAGCATTTGGCCATTCATGTAAAAcctcttattaattaattcctctctaatgtatttttctttctttccaaATTAATTGTTAGAAATAGCAATGGAAGGAATGTGATGTTGCTGAGAGATTAAATTGATGACATGTCATAATAGATTTAATTGTGATTGGCATGAACATGTGAGAAAGACAACGCGATTCGGTTGCAATTGATATGAACTTGTGAGATAATGTGAGATGGTGATGGGTGCGTATGAAAGTTATTCTAACACTTAAGTTAACAACTGAATAAGAGAAAGTGTATTAAAATGtttataattttagtatttgagaATCGCGTACGTTTGTCTCTGTGATAGTTTTCATTTTATactacaagaaaataaagatggGATCTTCACCGACTAATTGGTTGGGGATCCCGTGACCATAGACGCAAAGAAAATCTTATGAATTGTAACTGTTTAACCGTAATTTCTTTATTTGGTATTGGCCCTGACATTGGAGAGAGCGATTCTATCCGATTTAAAGTTAGCATGTCTTGAAGTCGGGTCTCTTC
The sequence above is a segment of the Manihot esculenta cultivar AM560-2 chromosome 5, M.esculenta_v8, whole genome shotgun sequence genome. Coding sequences within it:
- the LOC110616290 gene encoding uncharacterized protein LOC110616290 isoform X3 is translated as MLSSEASLKWNSENTVGCTSLVSTSSRGNPTLKSSDALRREIATLEAEISHLERHLLQLYRTAFEERPSATSNVPKNHFNLRPQIESSNLVYHDQTSPAHGWASSDDQSCTDSVHMTSTRDQKNAYSGRRSLADHLGASCLLDSLNTPDRLSEDILKCISSIYCRLANPTHSHGGLLSSPPSSLSSSSIFSSRNPCDNWSPQYSEDNIVHHQGLKQDVGPYAAMMEVLKICLDDDSFNYAAVMLKNFRLLVRNLEKVDPRKMKREEKLAFWINIHNALVMHAYLAYGNHNRVKSASILKAAYNIGGHCVNACVIQNSILGIRSHYSERWLQTLFSPGRKSKTGSSSHAYALEYPEPLVHFALCSGAYSDPAVRVYTAKNIFQELKLAKAEFIQTSVHIHKEAKIFLPKILCYFAKDTSIDMYALLKSISGCLTEAQRRAVSKCMKRKVDKHIHWIPQSSTFRYVIRGEFAKGG
- the LOC110616290 gene encoding uncharacterized protein LOC110616290 isoform X2, which gives rise to MPEANCRSPYSSCPLSPHLNSPSALDNEMFNNVLNMSPKLAAYPDSIVKSENMLSSEASLKWNSENTVGCTSLVSTSSRGNPTLKSSDALRREIATLEAEISHLERHLLQLYRTAFEERPSATSNVPKNHFNLRPQIESSNLVYHDQTSPAHGWASSDDQSCTDSVHMTSTRDQKNAYSGRRSLADHLGASCLLDSLNTPDRLSEDILKCISSIYCRLANPTHSHGGLLSSPPSSLSSSSIFSSRNPCDNWSPQYSEDNIVHHQGLKQDVGPYAAMMEVLKICLDDDSFNYAAVMLKNFRLLVRNLEKVDPRKMKREEKLAFWINIHNALVMHAYLAYGNHNRVKSASILKWLQTLFSPGRKSKTGSSSHAYALEYPEPLVHFALCSGAYSDPAVRVYTAKNIFQELKLAKAEFIQTSVHIHKEAKIFLPKILCYFAKDTSIDMYALLKSISGCLTEAQRRAVSKCMKRKVDKHIHWIPQSSTFRYVIRGEFAKGG
- the LOC110616290 gene encoding uncharacterized protein LOC110616290 isoform X1 codes for the protein MPEANCRSPYSSCPLSPHLNSPSALDNEMFNNVLNMSPKLAAYPDSIVKSENMLSSEASLKWNSENTVGCTSLVSTSSRGNPTLKSSDALRREIATLEAEISHLERHLLQLYRTAFEERPSATSNVPKNHFNLRPQIESSNLVYHDQTSPAHGWASSDDQSCTDSVHMTSTRDQKNAYSGRRSLADHLGASCLLDSLNTPDRLSEDILKCISSIYCRLANPTHSHGGLLSSPPSSLSSSSIFSSRNPCDNWSPQYSEDNIVHHQGLKQDVGPYAAMMEVLKICLDDDSFNYAAVMLKNFRLLVRNLEKVDPRKMKREEKLAFWINIHNALVMHAYLAYGNHNRVKSASILKAAYNIGGHCVNACVIQNSILGIRSHYSERWLQTLFSPGRKSKTGSSSHAYALEYPEPLVHFALCSGAYSDPAVRVYTAKNIFQELKLAKAEFIQTSVHIHKEAKIFLPKILCYFAKDTSIDMYALLKSISGCLTEAQRRAVSKCMKRKVDKHIHWIPQSSTFRYVIRGEFAKGG
- the LOC110614897 gene encoding protein MIZU-KUSSEI 1, with the protein product MRMMIDLGNQRGPLPIMDAPTSVDCGREVRFRRSFRSLVECMVPCCGFQPSDSLSTDTDSTHPSTTVTGTFFGYRKGRVSFCLQDDTRSSPLLLLEFAVPTAYLAKEMQYGLLRIALECDRQKERSSSCSLFNVPVWSMYCNGRKVGFAIRRQKTVNDLGVLKMMQSVSVGAGVLPVAPKSEDGDLMYLRASFERVIGSADSESFHMINPVGSSGQELSIFFLRS